From Luteococcus japonicus, one genomic window encodes:
- a CDS encoding FtsK/SpoIIIE domain-containing protein: MFRRKPTFTPDAAIQHAFGLLEQGGHPATVLRWLERQKVPTEMLAAACHERGTTAAQVFGLDVPEPQAPQTGDVAPSPEQGFFLVDEPGEEWTPAEIGTHWTTLVRNAQAEGITPGVVEWSTVHGCWVIRPQRTKVLQLAANVRPTDGERVAALYPDHELVEFRPYERRAVIGELAPAERQARQVVAGLLGCRPWELQVQVCMAKPGVGHPVEWVMLEGQPLLTLARDKMAKILETAMLHLPGGSEGWRTAWQEHLGRAVLIYGEPERLPALAELLPTLEMGGSWSQLPMGLDPRQRTVALDLKLGPHAGIWAPTGAGKTVLLLGLVAQALTRGHQVVIIDPSKMGADFVPVKAWAAAWGDTIPRAAAILRAVYGEVERRRQLCASYGVGFWEDLPADLRAEKGIQPMLVVVDEFVSLALPRTVNKALDKDHPLRLEAEEVNGYKAEISEYVGRIAREARFVGVHLALAAQRPDAAIISGEMRSNLTSVVQLTRPGAVPSREALGMAFTADAVPAAAETLATLDDGKSRGLAVIAADGGGVSGFRVAYAPSQAIAERLEELGVPSPRKLEVAMQQDEPQVRHIPSQEDLFAEAVTVDAFDPVGDAPGGDVDLSALVTGASEGLWD; encoded by the coding sequence ATGTTTCGACGCAAGCCCACGTTCACCCCCGACGCCGCCATCCAGCATGCCTTCGGGCTGCTGGAGCAGGGAGGCCACCCAGCCACCGTGCTCCGCTGGCTGGAGCGGCAGAAGGTGCCGACCGAGATGCTGGCCGCTGCTTGCCATGAGCGAGGGACCACCGCCGCCCAGGTGTTTGGGCTGGACGTGCCCGAACCTCAAGCTCCGCAGACTGGTGATGTGGCCCCCTCACCGGAGCAGGGCTTCTTCCTGGTGGACGAGCCCGGCGAGGAGTGGACTCCCGCCGAGATTGGCACCCACTGGACGACGTTGGTCAGGAATGCTCAGGCTGAGGGCATCACTCCCGGCGTCGTGGAATGGTCCACGGTCCACGGCTGCTGGGTTATCCGCCCGCAGCGCACCAAGGTGCTCCAGCTCGCGGCCAACGTCCGCCCAACCGATGGCGAACGCGTCGCGGCGTTGTATCCCGACCACGAGCTGGTGGAGTTCCGCCCCTACGAGCGGCGGGCGGTCATCGGGGAGCTGGCGCCCGCCGAACGACAGGCCCGCCAGGTCGTCGCTGGATTGCTGGGATGCCGTCCATGGGAGCTCCAGGTGCAGGTATGCATGGCCAAGCCCGGCGTCGGCCACCCCGTCGAATGGGTGATGCTGGAGGGCCAGCCTCTACTGACGCTGGCCCGAGACAAGATGGCCAAGATTCTCGAAACCGCCATGCTGCACCTGCCCGGCGGGTCCGAAGGATGGCGCACCGCATGGCAGGAACACCTGGGGCGCGCCGTCCTCATCTATGGCGAGCCAGAACGTCTGCCTGCGCTGGCCGAGCTGCTGCCCACCCTGGAAATGGGCGGTTCGTGGAGTCAGCTCCCCATGGGCCTCGACCCCCGTCAGCGGACGGTTGCCCTGGACCTGAAGCTCGGGCCCCATGCCGGCATCTGGGCACCCACGGGCGCAGGAAAGACCGTGCTGCTGTTGGGGCTTGTGGCGCAGGCGCTCACGCGCGGTCACCAAGTGGTCATCATCGACCCCTCGAAAATGGGTGCGGACTTTGTGCCGGTCAAGGCATGGGCCGCCGCATGGGGAGACACCATCCCGCGCGCTGCTGCCATCCTCCGGGCGGTCTATGGCGAGGTGGAACGACGCCGCCAGCTCTGCGCCTCCTATGGCGTCGGATTCTGGGAGGACTTGCCAGCCGACCTGCGCGCTGAGAAGGGCATCCAACCCATGCTCGTGGTGGTGGACGAATTCGTTTCGCTGGCACTGCCTCGCACGGTCAACAAGGCTCTGGACAAGGACCATCCGCTTCGCCTGGAGGCCGAGGAGGTCAACGGCTACAAGGCAGAAATCAGCGAGTACGTCGGCCGGATTGCCCGTGAGGCGAGGTTTGTCGGCGTCCACCTGGCGCTCGCTGCCCAGCGGCCAGATGCTGCCATCATCTCGGGCGAGATGCGCTCCAACCTGACCTCAGTGGTGCAGCTCACGCGTCCGGGAGCCGTCCCCAGCCGTGAGGCCTTGGGGATGGCGTTCACTGCGGATGCGGTGCCTGCTGCTGCCGAGACCCTCGCAACTCTGGACGACGGCAAGAGCCGAGGCTTGGCCGTCATCGCTGCCGACGGTGGTGGGGTCAGCGGATTCCGGGTGGCCTACGCCCCCAGCCAGGCGATTGCGGAGCGGCTGGAGGAACTCGGGGTGCCTTCCCCACGTAAGCTGGAGGTCGCCATGCAGCAGGATGAGCCGCAAGTGAGGCACATCCCCAGCCAGGAGGACCTGTTCGCGGAGGCCGTGACCGTCGACGCGTTCGACCCCGTGGGCGATGCCCCCGGTGGCGATGTGGACCTCTCAGCCTTGGTCACAGGTGCCAGCGAGGGCCTCTGGGACTGA